DNA from Algisphaera agarilytica:
GACGACGATCCGTGCGGTGGCTTGGGTGGTAGAGGCATCAGATAACATAGTCTTCTCCGGTTTCGTCTTGCGGACGAGGGGGGGCACCCGCGGGCAGGTGCAGGGTCTGGCTTGGCCGCGAGCACACAATCATGGTGCCCGCGTCGGGGTAAGAATTAATCGTCATTGTAGCGCCGATGGCCTCGGCGCGGTAGCGCATAATGTTCAATCCCAGCCCCGATTCCGGTCCGCTGGAACGTTCTGGAACAGGCGGGATGCCAACGCCGTCGTCTTTGACGGTGAGGGTCAGGGCGTCGTCGCTCTGGCCGAGGATGATCTCGATGGACGAGGCCTGGGCGTGCTTAGCGGCGTTGTGGGTCGCTTCCTGAGCGATGAACAGCAGGTGGTTCGCGGCCTCTTCGTCGAGCTCATCGGGCGTACGGCGGCAGTGGAACGTGACGGGCAGTTGGTGAACCAGTGCCGAGCGCTCGGCGAGGCTTTCGAGTGCCGTCTCCAGTTCGTCGGGGGCGATACGCTCGGAGCTGAGGCCGCTGATGAGGCGGCGCACCTCGGAGTTGGCCTGCCCGACCATGCCGGCGAGTTCGGCGACACGCTCGGCTTCGGGGATGCTCTGCGACTCGAGGCGGCGACGCAGGCTTTCGCTGAGCATGTTGATGCCCGTGAGTTGCTGGGCGAGGGTGTCGTGGAGCTCGTGCCCCAGCATCCGCCGTTCGCGTTCGGCGTGGGTGACCTGGGCCTGGGCGAAGACGCGTTGACGGTTGGCGCTGATGTCGGTCAGCGACAGCAGCACGCGCGACAGGTCGGGCTTGCCGTTGGATTCGGGGATGACCACGCGCAACAGCACGTCGATCATCCGGCCATCCAGCGTGCGGTAGCGGGTTTCGATCTCGCCGGAGGTCTGCCCGTCCCAGATCATGTGGAGCTTCAGCAGCAACGCTTCGAGCGGCGGACGGAATCGCCCCTGCCTCACCGCCTCGGCAAACTGCTCGGTGCCCGTCGATGCAAACAACGCGCAGGCCCCCTGATTCACACTGAGGATGCGTGTCTTGCGCATCACTTCACCGATAAACTCGGGGTTGGAGGCCATGTGGGCCGAGAGGTCCGCCACGTCCAGCTCGCGCAGCTCATCGAACGCACGGCCGACCGCGGTGAGGTCGTGTTCGATCACGCCGACCGGGACCCGTTCGAACAATTCGCGGTATCGCCGCTCGCTGGCGGTGAGTTTCTCGGAGGTCTGTTTCAGCTCGGTGACGTCCATCGCGATCACGATGACCCCGACCGGTTTGCGGTCGTTGTCGAACAGCGGGACCTTGTCGGTTCGGATCCATCGCTCCTTGCCGTCGAGCGTCGGCATCCTTTCGACGTATCCCAGCTTGGGCTGCCCCGAGCGGATGACTTCCAAGTCGTCTTTGTAGAACGCGTCCGCGGTCTCGGGGTAGAGCTCGGCGGAGTGTCGGCCCTCGATCTGGTCGGCGGGCAGGCCCTCGGCATCGCACACGGTCTTGTTGACCCGCAGGATGCGGTTCTGGGTGTCCTTGTAGAACACAAACGCCGGGATGCCGTCGAGGATCTTCTGGTTTTCTTCTCGCTGGCGCGCGATCTCTTGCTCGTTGCGTTTACGGGAGGTGATGTCCCGGGCGCTGATGGCCACGCCGTCGCCGACGCGCACGACCTGCTGCTCCATCCAGCCCGCCTGGATCCCTTCTTCCGCGGCATCGAGCGGGAATTCCCGGCTGAACCCTTCGCCGGTCCGGACCACCTCGCGGTAGGCCCCGAAAAAGAAGTCGCTGCGGTTGACCGGCAGCAACTCGCAGAGTCGCTGGCCGATGACCTCGTGCCGCTGGCGCGACACCATCTCCGCGCCGCGTTGGTTCAGGTCGGTGAACACAAAATCGATGATCTCGCCGTCTTCGCCGCGGAGCGCATCGAACAGGAAGAAGGCGTCCATCCCCGCCTCGGAGGCGGCGCGGTATCGCTCTTCACTTCGCATGACTTTCTGGTCGGACAAGACGCGTTCGGTCACGTCTTCCACGAGGCCGACCAGACGAACGACGTTGCCGTCGTCGTCGTGCACCGGGTACCCGCGGTCCCGCACCCAGCGTTCCTCGCCGGTCGGCCGGATGATGCGGTACGTCAGGTCGAACGGCTCGTCGTCGGCGGCCCGGAAGACCTTCATCACGTGCGGCTGGTCTTTGGGGTGGACCGATTGAATCCACTGCGTGGAATCGTCCAGGACGACCTGCGCGGGTTTGGCGAACACTTTCTCGAAGGCCGGACTCAGGTAAATGATGTCACGTTTCTTCCAGTCGAAGATCCAGAACACGCCGTCGAGGTGGTCGGCCAGCTGGTTGAAGCGGGTCTGGCTCTCGTGCAGGGCTTCCTGCGTCCGCTTGATCGGCGTGATGTCACGGCCGACGGATTGCAGCTCGATGATCTCCCCGTGTTGGTTGAAAAACGCCCGGTCGGTCCACGACTGCCAACCCATGGATCCACCCGGCAACAGAGCCGAGTGTTCGTCCGTCGCGGTATGGAAGTCCGGCGTGAACGAATTGATCTTGTTGAATACGGCCGGCCATTCCTCACGGGGCACGAAGTCCAGAAACTTTCGGCCCAAGAGCTCTTCACGGGTCTTGCCGAGGTAATCGCAATACGACTGATTGACAAAGGTCAGGGTGGTGTCGGGGAGGTAGCGGCAGATGAAGTCGACCTGGTCTTCCACCACCGCGTGGTAGCGGGATTCGCTTTCCAGCAGCGCACGGTCGGTGCGGAACTCCGCGGTGACATCGTGGCGGGTCAGTAGAACCCGGCGTTGCCCGTCGGACTCGTGATAAGCCCGGAGTTCGATCCGGACCCACCGCGTCTCGTGGTGCTCGGCCGCCCCGCAGGAGTAGTGCTGGACAAACTCGTCACACTGTCCCCCCACCACGTCCCGCATCCCGCCGGTCAAGGCCTCGGTGTCCACGCAGCCGTTGGAACACGACGAATTCAACGCCTCAAAAAGGTTGACGCCCGCTTCGGCTTTTCGCACCAGACCAAAACAATCGTCCGCCGCTTTAATCCACGCCCGGTTCACCGCGAGGATCACCCCCTGGTCGTCCAGGATCAGCGCCGCCGAGGGCAAGGCGTCGATCACGCCAGCGGTTGGGATGGAACGGGTCATCGACATGCTTGGGGTCCGAGAAGATGGGGGCTAGTCACCCCAAATGTTGGTTTCCGAAGGGCTGGCCGAGAATCGGCGGCGAGATGCCTCACTCCATAGTTTAACTCGACCATCCCACATCCCATGCTGAATCGGGTTTCGAACTATCGGACGGATTTGGAACAAGCGGAGAAATCCCCCGTTCAGATCGGCGTCTTAAACCCCATCGCCCGGACCACGCACCAGCCCGCCCAGCCTTCGAACAGCATGAACCCGCCGCCCAAGACGGTGCCCGCGACAACGAACCACCACCAGCCCTGTTCCAGCACGCCAGCCATAACCAGCCCCGCCAACACACACGCGATCCCGAGCGTCAGGAACCCGCCCACTAACCGATACGCCTTGCCTTTCGCATTGATGTTGCACTGCATACTGAGAGTGTACGCCACGCGTTTCATCCCGGCATGCACCTCTTGTTCTGATCGCGTTAAACGGGTTGGAACGTTTCATGTCGAACGAATCCCCGCGCCGCCGAATCAACCCAACGAGGTTGCTACACTCGGCTCATGCTCGACCGTCAATTTACCCAACGACTGCTCAGCCCCACCGACATCAGCGCGTCGCGTGATGACCTGAAAGTCATCGGTGTATTCAACCCCGGCACCACCCGACTGCCCGACGGCCGCATCGTTCTGATGGCCCGCGTCGCCGAGTCGCCGACCGAGCAACGCGAAGGGTTTCATGCCCTTCCGTCGTGGAACGGACAAGGCGAACTCGACATCGAGTACCTCCCCGAAGACCAGGACATCCTCGTTGATCCGCGCAAAGTCGTTCGTGCCGCAGACCAACTCATGCGGCTCAAGTTCGTCAGCCATATCCGCACGTTCGTACTCGACGAAGCCGGCACCGCCATCACCGGCGAACTCGCCTCGCTGTATTGCGAAGGGCCGTACGAAACCTTCGGCGTCGAGGACCCCCGCATCACGCTCATCGACGGCACGTACTACATCACCTACGTCAGCGTCAGCGAACACGGCGCCGCGACCAGCCTCACCACCACCACCGACTTCCAGAGCTACGAACGCCACGGCGTCGTCTTCTGCCCCGAAAACAAAGACGTCATGCTCTTCCCCGAGAAGATCAACGACAAGTTTGTCGCGCTGCATCGGCCCAATACGTTCCAGCGGTTCTGCAAGCCCGAGATGTGGCTGGCGAGTTCCGCCGACGCCAAGGCGTGGGGGGATCACCGCTTTGTATGGTCCGGACAGTTCGCCTGGGACAACGACCGTATCGGCGCGGGTGTGCCGCCGGTGAAAGTGCAGACCCCCGACGGCCCCGCTTGGTTGGAGGTCTACCACGGCAGCCGACGCGCCACGAAGAAAGGCGAGGTCGGCGCCTACATGGCCGGGCTCTTGCTGCTGGATTTCAACGATCCCACCAAGGTCTTGAAGCACACGCCCGAGCCGATCATGGGTGCTCAGGAAGACTGGGAAATGCAGGGCTTTGTTCCGAACGTGGTCTTCCCGACGGGGATCGTCGAGGACGGCGAGCGGTGGCTGGTGTACTACGGCGCGGCCGACACGCACGTCGGGGTGACCGCATACCGCCTGGATGACCTGATGGAGGCGTTGCGATGAAGACCGTGGCGGTGACGGGAGCGAGTGGAGCGATCGGCCGGGCGCTGATGCAAGGGCTGAAGGACGTCTACGATCTTCGGCCGATGTCGAGATCGATCAACGGCACGGACCTCATGAACCCCGAGGGGCTGGAAGAGAAATTCCGGGGATGCGACGCGGTGATCCATCTGGCCTGGGGCTACGCCCGGGAGAGCGAGGTGCCGGGCCGGTCGTCGCTGAACAACATCCTGATGCACCGCAACGTGATCGATGCGACGAAGGCGGCCGGCGTGAAGCGGGCGATTATGGCCAGCTCGGTCCACGCCGACTTCTTCTACGACTGGATGGGCCCGGGCCTGCTGGGGCTCGACCGACAGCAGCGGGCCAACGGGCTCTACGGCGGCCTCAAGCTGCTCATCGAAACGCTCGACGAAGAGGCGGCCGACGAGAACTACCGCATCGCCGACATCCGCTACGGCGGCGTCACCGACGACGGCCAGCCCCACCCGACCGACACCTGGGAACGCCGCGTCTGGCTGAGCCACCCCGACCTCTGCGCGATGGCGAGGGCCATCCTCGACCACGACGACCCGCCGGCCTACGCCAAGCTCTACGCGGTCTCGGACAACGAGCACCGCGTCCACGACACCGCCAACCCGTTCGGCTGGGTGCCGCAAGACGCCGCCCCCGTCGACATACGTGACGACCTCGCTCCGTGATGTCACGGAAGCCCTTTCCGCGCACGAAGCGTAAGCGAGTGCAAAACGTTTCCAACGCCGCCACCCGCCAACGCTTCGTGCTCGGATCATGACTCTTCACCAAAAACAACCCCCGGGAATTGACCCGCCATGCCCGACCCCCTGCCCCGCCTCGAGACCCGCTGCCTGATCCGCCCCGCCGACCTCCCGCCCTCGCGGGACGATTTCGAGGTCGTAGGGACGTTCAACCCCGCCGCTGTCCAGCTCGACGACGGGTCGGTGGTCATGCTGGTGCGCGTCGCCGAGCGCCCGACCGAGACGCGCGACGGCTTCGTCGCCTCGCCACGCTACAACGACCTGGGCGAGATCGAGATCGATTGGATCGACGCCGACCTCGTCACCACGAACGACCCGCGGATGGCGATCTTCAAAGACACCGGCTTCAAGCGGCTGACGTTCATCAACCACCTGCGCGTCGTGCGTTTCGCCAGCGACGGTGTGACGATCACCAAGGTCGGGCCGATCGTCGACTACCGCGCCGACCACGCGACCTTCGGCCTGGAAGACCCACGCATCACACGGATCGGCAGCGTCTACGCCGTCACCGCCGTCGGCGCTTCGCACCACGGCGTGTGCACCGTGCTGCTGACCACCACCGACTTCACCCACTTCGACGACCTGGGCATCATCTTCTGCCGTGAGAACAAGGATGTCGTGCTCTTCCCCGAGAAGATCGACGGGCACTACGTCGCGATCCACCGGCCGACCGGGAAATTCGAGGTGACCCAGCCGGAGATGTGGCTGGCCTATTCGCCGGACCTGCACTTCTGGGGCGACCACCAGCCGCTCTGGGGATCGGGCGACGGCGCAGCGAGCGTCGGCGGATCGTCGGGCTCGTGGGACGACGGACGGATCGGCGGCGGCGTGCCCCCCATCCGCACCGAACGCGGCTGGCTGAAGATCTACCACGCCTCCTGCAAACCCGGGCCCGGCGAACCCATCGGGGTCTACGCCGCCGGGGCGCTGCTGCTGGACCTCGATTGCCCGACGCGCGTGCTCGCCGCGTCTCCCGACGCGTTCATGCGGCCCGAAGAAGACTTCGAGAAGATCGGCTTCGTCAAAGCCGTCGTCTTCCCGACGGGCTACGCCATGCAGGGCGACGACATTCAGCTGTACTACGGCGCGGCCGACACCAACGTCGGCGTCGTGCGTTACCGGCTTGCAGACCTTTTGGATTCACTGGTGCCCGTCGGCACCCCCGCCTGACAGGCATCTGCGCAGCGCATAAAAATGCCGCTGACACTCAGTGGTGCCAGCGGCAAGACCCTCCTGCTGCTGTTGGATCGATACAACAGCACTCAGAAGACAAGTTTCGTATTCGGGCTTACCCGCCCAGGCCCTTGAGCAGATCGCCCGCGCCTTGCGCCTTTTCGAGAAGCCCCTTGAGGCCTTCGATCTGGTCGGCGTAGCCCTCGGGGAGTTCCATGCCTTCGAGCTTGCTGATCCATTGGCTGGCGGTGTCGTAGTTCTCTTCGCCGATGAGGTCTTTGACCTTCTTGATCACGCCGTCGAGCTGTTCGCTGTTGAGCGACATGCCTTCGGTCAGGCTGTCGAGGGTGATGCCACCCGCATCGGCCTCGGAGTTGGAATCGGTCAGCTCGTCGAGCTTCTTCTTGCCGGCGTCGACGGCCTCTTCGACTTCCTTCTTGCCGGCCTCATAGGCGTCGGCACCGGCCTCGGAGATTTCCTTGCCGGCGGCCGCGGCGTCGTCCTTCAGGGCGTCGAGGGCGTCGCCGGTCTTGTCGGTGGTCACCTCGGCAGCGTCTTTGACGGCTTCGGTGGCTTCGGCGGTGGCGTCCTTGGCTTCTTCACATCCGACCGTCAGGCCGGCGGCAAACAGGAACGCGATCGAGAGAGATTTCATTTTCATCGGGGGTCTCCAAAACAGGGGGAAGGCGAGATCGGTCTGAAAATTATAGTTGATCCGCTCGCCAAGCCCGACAACGCCAAACCGAAGCGTTGCGGCATTGATGGATTCCCCGAGTTCTATCAGGAAAAAAAGAGCGACACGGCGACAGTGTCGCCGCATCGCCCCGGTTCCTCGAGCGGGGCCGGGGGATTCCACCGCGTCGAGGAGGGTCAAGGACGGGTGCCAATGCTCAACACACGGCTGAGGCCTTGGCGAAGTTCGCGTTACCCCTCATGGGTTTAGTGCGTCCTTGACCGACTTTGAAAATACGGCGTACACCTAACGCGTACTATCAGGCAATGCCTGAGTTGAGGGGTGGATATCCCCGACGATGTCTGCGGACGCGTGGCGGTAGGTCGGGGGGATCGGTTCCTGAGACGTGGACTCGGGCGACGAGCAGCCGGTGGAATACGCAACCGCACCCAGCAACAAACCCAAGCAGCAAACAAGACGCAGGAGACGCGATAGGCGGCGCCGACGCTGCATCCGCAGCATCTGCTGCAGCTCAATAATCTGAAATGATGAATAGATCGAACTCATGAATCCAACATAGAACAGCGCTCCCCGCCAAACGATCGGGCAAACCCCGAGATCGTTCTCGGAAAAATCTCCGGTATGCCGATCACTTCCACGCGCCGGATCGGCTCAATCGTCCAGTTGGGTCAGCCCCTCACGGATCGCGAACTTGGTCAAGTCGGCGATGCTGTTGGTGCCCAGCTTTTGCATGATGTGCTGCCGGTGAGTCTCGATCGTCTTGACCGACACGAACAGATCGCTGGCGATCTCCTTGGTCGAGCGTCCCTCGGCCATGAGCTGCAGCACCTCGCGTTCACGCGGCGTGAGCGACTGGAACTGCTCCGAGCCCTCCGAGCGGTCGTCACGCACGTAGTCCCCCACCACGACCTGACCCACCGCCGGGCTGACGTAGGTCTTGCCCTGCAGCACCATGTCCATGGCACTGCGGAGCTCTTCGAAAGCCGAGTCTTTCAGCAGGTATCCCGAGGCCCCGGCCTGGAACATCCGCCGGACGTAACGCCCATCGGACTGCATCGACAGCGCCACCACCTTCACGCCGGGCACTTCGTTGGTCACCTGCTTGGCGGCGTCGATCCCGTTGAGGTCGGGCATACCCACGTCCATCACCAGCAAATCGGGCTTGAGCTCACGGGCCAGCGACACCGCGCTGCGTCCGTCGCCGGCTTCCCCGACCACTTCATAGCCGTCCAACGCTTCGATCAAGGCGCGGACCCCATCCCGGACGATCTTGTGGTCGTCCGCCAAAAGAATTCGGATGTTCTTCAAGACACAAACCTATCCATACAAGCCTCGGCGGCTCGGGCCTCCCCGGCCGCCCCTAGTTTAATCAGATTTCAGCGGCACGCTGATGATCGACCGCGTTCCTTGCCCGCGGCCCGCGTCATCCTCCGTGCCCGGCGTGCTCGTCACCCGGAGACTGGCCCCGAAGGGTGACAGCCTTTCCCGCACGCTCAGCAGTCCGAATCCGCCCTTTCCGACCCGCGGACGCCCGAGTTGTTCGACGTCAAAACCGCGGCCGTCATCTTCCACGACCAGTTCCATCTGCTGTTCCAAACGGCGGGACGACACCTTGAGCCGGGTCGCCTGGGCGTGTTTGAGCGTGTTGGTGATCAGTTCGCGGACCACCTGAAACAGCAACACCGCAAGATCAGTTTCCAACGGCTTGGGCTGGCCGTCGTCTTCAAACGTGCAAACCAGCGGGGCGTGTCGCTCGCCGGTCTGCTCAACCAATGTCGACAGGGTTGGGATAAGTCCTA
Protein-coding regions in this window:
- a CDS encoding NAD-dependent epimerase/dehydratase family protein — its product is MKTVAVTGASGAIGRALMQGLKDVYDLRPMSRSINGTDLMNPEGLEEKFRGCDAVIHLAWGYARESEVPGRSSLNNILMHRNVIDATKAAGVKRAIMASSVHADFFYDWMGPGLLGLDRQQRANGLYGGLKLLIETLDEEAADENYRIADIRYGGVTDDGQPHPTDTWERRVWLSHPDLCAMARAILDHDDPPAYAKLYAVSDNEHRVHDTANPFGWVPQDAAPVDIRDDLAP
- a CDS encoding glycoside hydrolase family 130 protein encodes the protein MLDRQFTQRLLSPTDISASRDDLKVIGVFNPGTTRLPDGRIVLMARVAESPTEQREGFHALPSWNGQGELDIEYLPEDQDILVDPRKVVRAADQLMRLKFVSHIRTFVLDEAGTAITGELASLYCEGPYETFGVEDPRITLIDGTYYITYVSVSEHGAATSLTTTTDFQSYERHGVVFCPENKDVMLFPEKINDKFVALHRPNTFQRFCKPEMWLASSADAKAWGDHRFVWSGQFAWDNDRIGAGVPPVKVQTPDGPAWLEVYHGSRRATKKGEVGAYMAGLLLLDFNDPTKVLKHTPEPIMGAQEDWEMQGFVPNVVFPTGIVEDGERWLVYYGAADTHVGVTAYRLDDLMEALR
- a CDS encoding glycoside hydrolase family 130 protein, with amino-acid sequence MPDPLPRLETRCLIRPADLPPSRDDFEVVGTFNPAAVQLDDGSVVMLVRVAERPTETRDGFVASPRYNDLGEIEIDWIDADLVTTNDPRMAIFKDTGFKRLTFINHLRVVRFASDGVTITKVGPIVDYRADHATFGLEDPRITRIGSVYAVTAVGASHHGVCTVLLTTTDFTHFDDLGIIFCRENKDVVLFPEKIDGHYVAIHRPTGKFEVTQPEMWLAYSPDLHFWGDHQPLWGSGDGAASVGGSSGSWDDGRIGGGVPPIRTERGWLKIYHASCKPGPGEPIGVYAAGALLLDLDCPTRVLAASPDAFMRPEEDFEKIGFVKAVVFPTGYAMQGDDIQLYYGAADTNVGVVRYRLADLLDSLVPVGTPA
- a CDS encoding PAS domain S-box protein, coding for MTRSIPTAGVIDALPSAALILDDQGVILAVNRAWIKAADDCFGLVRKAEAGVNLFEALNSSCSNGCVDTEALTGGMRDVVGGQCDEFVQHYSCGAAEHHETRWVRIELRAYHESDGQRRVLLTRHDVTAEFRTDRALLESESRYHAVVEDQVDFICRYLPDTTLTFVNQSYCDYLGKTREELLGRKFLDFVPREEWPAVFNKINSFTPDFHTATDEHSALLPGGSMGWQSWTDRAFFNQHGEIIELQSVGRDITPIKRTQEALHESQTRFNQLADHLDGVFWIFDWKKRDIIYLSPAFEKVFAKPAQVVLDDSTQWIQSVHPKDQPHVMKVFRAADDEPFDLTYRIIRPTGEERWVRDRGYPVHDDDGNVVRLVGLVEDVTERVLSDQKVMRSEERYRAASEAGMDAFFLFDALRGEDGEIIDFVFTDLNQRGAEMVSRQRHEVIGQRLCELLPVNRSDFFFGAYREVVRTGEGFSREFPLDAAEEGIQAGWMEQQVVRVGDGVAISARDITSRKRNEQEIARQREENQKILDGIPAFVFYKDTQNRILRVNKTVCDAEGLPADQIEGRHSAELYPETADAFYKDDLEVIRSGQPKLGYVERMPTLDGKERWIRTDKVPLFDNDRKPVGVIVIAMDVTELKQTSEKLTASERRYRELFERVPVGVIEHDLTAVGRAFDELRELDVADLSAHMASNPEFIGEVMRKTRILSVNQGACALFASTGTEQFAEAVRQGRFRPPLEALLLKLHMIWDGQTSGEIETRYRTLDGRMIDVLLRVVIPESNGKPDLSRVLLSLTDISANRQRVFAQAQVTHAERERRMLGHELHDTLAQQLTGINMLSESLRRRLESQSIPEAERVAELAGMVGQANSEVRRLISGLSSERIAPDELETALESLAERSALVHQLPVTFHCRRTPDELDEEAANHLLFIAQEATHNAAKHAQASSIEIILGQSDDALTLTVKDDGVGIPPVPERSSGPESGLGLNIMRYRAEAIGATMTINSYPDAGTMIVCSRPSQTLHLPAGAPPRPQDETGEDYVI
- a CDS encoding response regulator → MKNIRILLADDHKIVRDGVRALIEALDGYEVVGEAGDGRSAVSLARELKPDLLVMDVGMPDLNGIDAAKQVTNEVPGVKVVALSMQSDGRYVRRMFQAGASGYLLKDSAFEELRSAMDMVLQGKTYVSPAVGQVVVGDYVRDDRSEGSEQFQSLTPREREVLQLMAEGRSTKEIASDLFVSVKTIETHRQHIMQKLGTNSIADLTKFAIREGLTQLDD